Proteins co-encoded in one Taeniopygia guttata chromosome 4, bTaeGut7.mat, whole genome shotgun sequence genomic window:
- the LOC100227202 gene encoding 16 kDa beta-galactoside-binding lectin isoform X1: MVGKLWPQLLLSILFFALPRPCDGPARVRSAARGRRCVTPCRERGSACRGRRLQHGESECRLRAAAVPSGTGTTAGLPGLVVTQLDVEPGECIKVKGKIQSDAKGFAVNVGKDSNTLMLHFNPRFDCHGDVNTIVCNSKEDGVWGEEDRKADFPFQHGDKIEICISFDETEATVKLPEAEFKFPNRLGMEKIEYLAVEGDFKVKAIKFS; encoded by the exons ATGGTTGGGaagctctggccacagctgctgtTATCAATTCTCTTCTTCGCCCTCCCCCGACCGTGTGACGGTCCTGCCCGGGTGCGTTCAGCTGCCAGAGGCCGGCGCTGCGTCACTCCGTGCCGGGagaggggctctgcctgccGGGGCCGGCGTCTGCAGCATGGAGAAAGTGAGTGCCGCCTGCGAGCCGCTGCTGTGCCAAGCGGGACTGGGACTACGGCTGGGCTGCCT GGACTGGTTGTTACTCAGCTGGATGTTGAGCCTGGTGAGTGCATCAAGGTCAAAGGGAAGATCCAGTCTGATGCCAAAGG GTTTGCTGTGAATGTGGGGAAGGACAGCAACACCCTCATGCTGCATTTCAACCCTCGCTTTGACTGCCACGGGGATGTCAACACCATCGTGTGCAATTCCAAGGAGGATGGCGTGTGGGGGGAGGAGGACAGGAAGGCCGACTTCCCCTTCCAGCATGGTGACAAGATTGAG ATATGCATCTCCTTTGATGAAACTGAGGCCACGGTGAAGCTGCCCGAGGCAGAGTTCAAGTTCCCAAATCGGCTGGGCATGGAGAAAATTGAATACCTGGCTGTGGAGGGTGACTTCAAAGTCAAAGCCATTAAGTTCAGCTAA
- the LOC100227202 gene encoding 16 kDa beta-galactoside-binding lectin (The RefSeq protein has 3 substitutions compared to this genomic sequence), protein MEKGLVVIQRDVEPGECIKVKGKIQSDAKGFAVNVGKDSNTLMLHFNPRFDCHGDVNTIVCNSKEDGVWGEEDRKADFPFQHGDKIEICISFDEAEATVKLPEAEFKFPNRLGMEKIEYLAVEGDFKVKAIKFS, encoded by the exons ATGGAGAAA GGACTGGTTGTTACTCAGCTGGATGTTGAGCCTGGTGAGTGCATCAAGGTCAAAGGGAAGATCCAGTCTGATGCCAAAGG GTTTGCTGTGAATGTGGGGAAGGACAGCAACACCCTCATGCTGCATTTCAACCCTCGCTTTGACTGCCACGGGGATGTCAACACCATCGTGTGCAATTCCAAGGAGGATGGCGTGTGGGGGGAGGAGGACAGGAAGGCCGACTTCCCCTTCCAGCATGGTGACAAGATTGAG ATATGCATCTCCTTTGATGAAACTGAGGCCACGGTGAAGCTGCCCGAGGCAGAGTTCAAGTTCCCAAATCGGCTGGGCATGGAGAAAATTGAATACCTGGCTGTGGAGGGTGACTTCAAAGTCAAAGCCATTAAGTTCAGCTAA